GACTGGACTGCGGGCGGCCTCGAAACCGCCACGCTCGACGCGGTGATCGACGCCACGAGCCTCGACACCAACGTCAGCGCGCTCGACGCCATGGTGAAAGGCCCGCAGATGCTCGACGTGCAGCGTTATCCGGAGATTCATTTCACGAGCACGCACTTCACGCGCACGGGCGAGGGGCGCGGCACGCTCACCGGTAATCTCACGATACGCGGCGTGACCCAGCCGGTTACGCTCGACGTCACCTTGAACGGCTACGCGCCGAATCCGCTCACGAAGCAGCCCACGGTAGGCTTCGCCGCCATGGGCCATTTCAACCGCTCAGCGTTCGGGTTGACGAGTTGGTATCCCGCCGTGGGCAACGAGATCGGCGTGCGCATCGAGGCGGAATTCGCGCAGCCGGTGCCGGAACAAGCGCGGTAAAACCGCTCCGCATTCAGGCCGCGGTCCAATCGAGAATCACCTTGCCGCTCTCACCCGAGAGCATGGCCGCGAAACCCTTCTCGTAGTCGTCCACGTTAAAGCGGTGCGTGATGAGGGGCGAAAGATCGAGCCCGCTCTGCAGCATCGCGACCATCTTGTACCAGGTCTCGAACATCTCGCGGCCGTAAATGCCCTTGATTTCCAGCCCCTTGAAGATCACCTGGTTCCAGTCGATGGCGGTTTGCGCGGGCGGAATGCCGAGCAGCGCGACCTTGCCGCCGTGGTTCATCGACTCGAGCAGCGCCGTGAACGCACTCGGCACACCCGACATCTCGAGACCCACGTCGAAGCCTTCGGTCATGTGCAGGTCGTTCATCACATCGCGCAGCGATTCGCGCGAAACGTTCACCGCGCGCGTCGCGCCCATCTTGCGTGCGAGTTCGAGCCGGTAGTCGTTGACGTCCGTAATGACGACATTGCGCGCGCCCACGTGCTTCGCGATCGCCACGGCCATGATGCCGATCGGCCCCGCGCCGGTAATCAACACGTCCTCGCCCACGAGGTTGAACGAAAGCGCCGTGTGCGTGGCATTGCCGAACGGATCGAAGATCGCCGCGAGATCGTCGGAAATCTCGGGCGGAATCTTGAACGCGTTGAAGGCCGGAATCACGAGATATTCGGCGAACGCACCTTCGCGGTTCACGCCCACGCCCGTCGTGTTGCGGCACAGGTGGCGCCGCCCCGCGCGGCAGTTGCGGCAAAAGCCGCAGGTGATGTGCCCTTCGCCCGACACGCGGTCGCCAATCTGGAAGCCGCGCACCTCCTGGCCCATCTCGACGATCTCACCCACGTATTCGTGGCCCACGTGCATCGGCACCGGAATGGTTTTCTGCGCCCAGTCGTCCCATTTCCATATGTGGATGTCCGTGCCGCAGATCGCCGTTTTGCGGATCTTGATCATCACGTCGTTATGCCCGACTTCGGGCTTCTTCACGCGCGTGAGCGTGAGGCCAGGCGCGCGTTCGAGTTTGGCAAGTGCTTTCATTTGATTCGCAATCCTTTTTAAATCACGCCGAGCTGCTTGCCTGTGCGCGCAAACGCCTCTACGGCGCGCCCGATCTGCTCGGGCGTGTGCGCAGCGCTCATCTGCGTGCGAATGCGCGCGCGGCCCTTTGGCACGACGGGATACGAAAAACCGATGACGTAGACGCCCTCGTGCAGGAGCGCGTCGGCCATTTTCGTGGCGACCTGGGCGTCGCCCAGCATCACGGGAATGATCGGGTGCTCGCCGGGCACGAGCGCGAAGCCGAGCGCGCTCATATCGCGGCGAAACTGAGCGCCATTCTCGCGCACGCGGCGGCGCAGTTGCGCGCCCTCGTCGCTCGCAATCAGTTCGAGCACAGCAAGCGAAGCGGCCGCAATGCTCGGCGTAAGCGTGTTCGAGAAAAGATACGGACGTGAGCGCTGGCGCAGCAGATCGATCACTTCCTGCTTCGCCGCGACATAGCCGCCCGATGCGCCGCCCAGCGCTTTGCCTAGCGTGCCGGTGATGATGTCCACGCGCTGAAGGACGCCGCAGTGCTCGGGCGTTCCGCGCCCATGCTCGCCGATGAAGCCCACCGCATGCGAGTCGTCGACCATCACGAGTGCGTCATAGCGGTCCGCGAGATCGCAGATGCCCTTGAGATCGGCAATGATGCCGTCCATCGAGAACACGCCGTCGGTGGCGATGAGCTTGTAGCGTGCGCCGGCTTCGTCGGCTTCTTTCAGCTTTGCTTCGAGATCCGAAAGATCGTTGTTCTTGTAGCGATAGCGGCGCGCTTTCGAAAGGCGCACGCCGTCGATGATGCTCGCGTGGTTGAGTTCGTCGCTGATGATGGCGTCGTCTTCGCCGAGCAGCGTTTCGAAAAGGCCGCCGTTTGCGTCGAAACAGCTGGAATAGAGGATGCAGTCTTCGGTTTGCAGGAACGTGGCAAGCGCGCTTTCGAGTTGCTTGTGCACGGTTTGCGTGCCGCAGATGAAACGCACCGACGCCATGCCGAAACCGTCGCGCTCGAGACCGTCTTTCGCGGCGGCGATGAGGCGCGCGTCGTTGGCGAGGCCGAGGTAGTTGTTCGCGCAGAAGTTGAGCACGTCGCTGCCGTCCGCGAGCCGGATGTCGGCCGACTGCGGCGTGGCGATCACGCGCTCGTTCTTGTAGAAGCCATCTGCGCGGATCTGGTCGAGCGTCGCGCGTAGGTGGTCGAGATACGGGGTACGCATGAATCGTGCTCCTCACATAGCTGCGGACTGCCGCAGACTGCAGCGGTTTTGCCGCGGTTTGCTATAGTCGCCGTCAGCTGTTGGCGAAAATTTCCGTTATTTCGAACCCAGGTTCGATATGTCGAACGCACTCTAATCGATGAGGCCGTGAATGGCAAGCACCCGCAAACCACGCGCCACCCCGGCGAACGCCCTTCCTGACGCGCCCGCATCGGCTGCCGCTGGCGCACTGCCTGCATCGGCCGTACCCGCCACCGCGCCGCCGCGCGTGGGCGAGCAGATCCAGCGACTGCGCGCCGAGCGCAAGATGACGCTCGACGACCTCTCGCGCGCGGCGGGCGTCTCAAAATCCATGCTATCGGAAATCGAGCGCGACAAGGCGAACCCGACCATTGCTGTGGCCTGGCGGCTCACGAATGCGCTGGGCGTCAAGCTCGATTCTCTGTTTGCCGCCCCGAAGGCGCCCGAGGCAATCGCGGTCGCTGGGCCGCACGACATCCCGACGCTGCACGGTCACGACGCCGGTTACCAGTTGCGCGTATGGGGGCCGATCGAGCTAGCCGGCAACTTCGAATGGTATGAGCTGACGCTCAAACCCGGCGGGGCGCTGGTTTCGGCCGCACACGAACCGGGCACGCGCGAGCATCTCACGGTGCTGCAGGGGAGCATCGAGGTCGAAGCGGCAGGCGCCACACAGCGCCTGAAGGCCGCGGACACGGCGCGCTATATCGCCGACCAGCCGCATGCGATCCGCAACGCAGGCAAGGGCGAGGCGCGCGCGCTGCTGGTGGTGATTCACGGCTGACCGCCCGCCTCACCGCCAGCTCTGGCCGAACGGACGAGGCTGCGCGATCGGCCCGACTACTGTATATTTATACAGTGAAAGTCCGACTGGAGCCGTCATGTCCCTCCCACCCGAACTGCCGCGCGAGCACGATCTGGCGGCCTTGCGCTTTCAGGCCGCCGCACGCGACCTCGAACTCATCGTCCGCAACATCGCGCAGCGCTATATCGCGCGCCAGGTGCCGCTCACCTGGCGCCTGCTGCATGCCATCGAGGCAGAAGCGCTAGCGGATCTCGGCTTCGCCAGCCGCCACGACGCCCTCATGCTTGGCCTCTTTCAACGGCCGGGCGACCTTGCCTGGCCGGAAACCGACGAGACCGTCGACTTCGGGCAATCCAACGCGCTGCCGGCCGTATTCGCATTCGCGGTCTCGGCCTATGAACGTGCCGCGCACTGCGCGGAGGAATCGCGCCGACACACAAGACGCAAGGACGCTGTGTGGCGCGCGAGGGCCTGGGGTGGTTGAGCGCATGCCGCTGAAGCGTCGGGCGGCGCAATTACAGCGCGATGATCCTGCGATCGCT
The nucleotide sequence above comes from Paraburkholderia flagellata. Encoded proteins:
- a CDS encoding YceI family protein, which produces MKDRPPVSLARLVRGSRRAFCMALCAASLAACTPLRVVTHSVSRTEADVPAGRYAMDAHHWSVVFDVDHFHYSRFVMRFDRAQATLDWTAGGLETATLDAVIDATSLDTNVSALDAMVKGPQMLDVQRYPEIHFTSTHFTRTGEGRGTLTGNLTIRGVTQPVTLDVTLNGYAPNPLTKQPTVGFAAMGHFNRSAFGLTSWYPAVGNEIGVRIEAEFAQPVPEQAR
- the tdh gene encoding L-threonine 3-dehydrogenase codes for the protein MKALAKLERAPGLTLTRVKKPEVGHNDVMIKIRKTAICGTDIHIWKWDDWAQKTIPVPMHVGHEYVGEIVEMGQEVRGFQIGDRVSGEGHITCGFCRNCRAGRRHLCRNTTGVGVNREGAFAEYLVIPAFNAFKIPPEISDDLAAIFDPFGNATHTALSFNLVGEDVLITGAGPIGIMAVAIAKHVGARNVVITDVNDYRLELARKMGATRAVNVSRESLRDVMNDLHMTEGFDVGLEMSGVPSAFTALLESMNHGGKVALLGIPPAQTAIDWNQVIFKGLEIKGIYGREMFETWYKMVAMLQSGLDLSPLITHRFNVDDYEKGFAAMLSGESGKVILDWTAA
- a CDS encoding glycine C-acetyltransferase, producing MRTPYLDHLRATLDQIRADGFYKNERVIATPQSADIRLADGSDVLNFCANNYLGLANDARLIAAAKDGLERDGFGMASVRFICGTQTVHKQLESALATFLQTEDCILYSSCFDANGGLFETLLGEDDAIISDELNHASIIDGVRLSKARRYRYKNNDLSDLEAKLKEADEAGARYKLIATDGVFSMDGIIADLKGICDLADRYDALVMVDDSHAVGFIGEHGRGTPEHCGVLQRVDIITGTLGKALGGASGGYVAAKQEVIDLLRQRSRPYLFSNTLTPSIAAASLAVLELIASDEGAQLRRRVRENGAQFRRDMSALGFALVPGEHPIIPVMLGDAQVATKMADALLHEGVYVIGFSYPVVPKGRARIRTQMSAAHTPEQIGRAVEAFARTGKQLGVI
- a CDS encoding helix-turn-helix domain-containing protein; translated protein: MASTRKPRATPANALPDAPASAAAGALPASAVPATAPPRVGEQIQRLRAERKMTLDDLSRAAGVSKSMLSEIERDKANPTIAVAWRLTNALGVKLDSLFAAPKAPEAIAVAGPHDIPTLHGHDAGYQLRVWGPIELAGNFEWYELTLKPGGALVSAAHEPGTREHLTVLQGSIEVEAAGATQRLKAADTARYIADQPHAIRNAGKGEARALLVVIHG
- a CDS encoding DUF2471 family protein; its protein translation is MSLPPELPREHDLAALRFQAAARDLELIVRNIAQRYIARQVPLTWRLLHAIEAEALADLGFASRHDALMLGLFQRPGDLAWPETDETVDFGQSNALPAVFAFAVSAYERAAHCAEESRRHTRRKDAVWRARAWGG